The DNA segment GGTTCAATATCACGTCAATAACGTAGGTGTCGCGCTCTTCGCCATTAGCGTTAACATTATAATTAGAGTATGATCCCAGCGTTTGGGTAAGCTCAACAAAGTAAGTCCTGATATTAGCAATGTTCTGCCGGTCGATGTCGTCGAGTCGCACTGCTATACGAATGCGCTGTTCTTCATCTTCGCTATCCCAATTTGCGTCTAGCCGAAAACCGTTGATGTTGGTGTGATTGGCTGGCTGCAGAACCTGCCGCCTATCATTTGTTGCAAGGGTTGAGCGGCGTCCGAACAGCTCACGATTGAAGCTGAACTGACGATATATGACCCTTCGGAAAAGGAAGTTGACAACTTCGAGGGCTGTCGATTTTCCGGAGCCATTCTCGCCGATAATAATATTTAGACCATCGTCAAATTCTATTTTATCGGCCTGGCGCACATCTGCGCGATAGGGAAAGCTGAGGACATTTGATATTTGAAGGTATTCGATTCGCATGCCTTAACCCTACACCCTTTACCGGAGTAGCATACCGAGGGCCGACCTTTTGCTCAAGCTACGGTTGAGGTTGGTTTGTGTTGTATGCCGCTGACCACCCCGCCCCGTGATCTTGGTTTGGCTGTAGAACCTCACCGTATGGCGGCTTTCAGGACCGGCGTTAGTACCTGCGAACAGCGACTATGAAGGCGCGAAGCCGTCCTTCTGTGACCGGACCATCTATGTCTGCTTCGAGCCAAAAGCGGTCATAGTCGGCACTCACCAAAAAGCCCAAACATCGCAACCCCGCATCTTGCCCCTCAGCCCTTTCCCTCTATGCTGCGCCAAAACAGCTAGGGAGATAAATATGATCCTGCATTGCGTTTTCCTGCGGCTCAAATCCGCCATGACACAGGATGAGAAAAAGGAGCTTTTCGAATCCGTCGCCGCCTTGCAGCAGGTCATTCCCGGCATTCTCGATGTCAAATATGGGCCGAATGTCTCGCCGGAGGGGCTGCATGGCGGCTTCGTTGATGGCTTTGTGGTGACGTTCGAGAGCCCTGAAGCGCGCGACGCCTATCTCGTGCATCCCGAACACGTTGCTGTCGGTGAGCGTCTCGTCTCCTCGACTGACGGCGGCCTCGCCGGCCTGTTGGTCTTTGATCTCAATATTTAACTAGAGCGACCGGCCCTGATCACGCTTACCGGCGGGGCGTGACGATGGTGAGATTCATCTCGGAACGCAGGCGAAAACCCATCGCCTTGTAAAGCGAGATGGCCGGCGCGTTCGTTGCATATGCATGCAGATAAGCGGTTTCGTTCCTCGCGGAGATCTCGCCGGCAACGAAGCGGAAGAGCAGGGTGCCGAGGCCGCGTCCCCGAAAATCGGGATGGGTGCAAAGGCCGCTGAGTTCGGCAAAACCGGGCTGGCGCATGCGCTGGCCGGCCATGGCGATGAGCCGGCCCTCAATCTTGATGCCCCAAAAGGTGCCGAGGCTTTGGGCGCGCAGGGTAAAGGGACCGGGCTTGGTCAGCGTGGCCAAGGCGAGCATCTCAGGTGCATCGGCTTCCGTTAGCGACTCGATCCTGCTGTCCGAGATCCGCTGATAAGGCCGTTCGGGGATCATCTGCACCAGCTTGCCTTCAGAGACGACCGTCAGTCTCGGCGGGATTGCGATGGGATTGGCTTCGACGAGCGCCATGGCCTCGTCAGCGGCCGGCAGATTTTCCAGAGCCTCGAGGCTTTCCGCCGTATCATCGGCGGGGGCTGCGAAGGGCACGATGGAGGGCGGATAGCGGCGGGCGCGCTCGTTGCCTTCCGCCAGTGTCGCATGGGCAGTTCGAAGGGCGTTCCAGGCCGGGCGGTCGAGAATATGGCTCATGGTTTCTGCTCCTTGTCGAGTTTGCCTCGACGGGCAAGCGGCGCTTCGGCAAGCCCGTTCTCGATTGCAGTAAGCTGTTCCAGGATCGGCCCGGAACTCTCGCCGCAGAGCTCGATGACAGCCTGTTCGATGCGCGGCCAGACTGATCGTTTCGAGTAATCGACGAGTTCCTGTCCTTCCGGTGTTAGGGAAACCAGTCTTCGGCGCTGATCCTCGGGTGAGGCCTGCATGTCGACGTAACCCAGTTCCAGAAGCTGCGAGACGGTCCGCGTGGCCCCTGGCTGGGTGATGCCGACAGCCTGGGCAAGCTCACCGATGGTAAGCGGGCCGGCGCGGTCGATCGCCGCGAGGAAAGGATATTGGGCGGATTGGAGGGAGACGCCGAGCTCTCCCATAATCTGCTGGGTATCGGCCTGAAGGCGCTCGCCGATGCGGCGAAAGCGGCTGCCGAGGCAGAGGAAACCCAGCGATTTCACGATATCTTCAGCCACGCCGCATTCCTGCTTCAATTTACATAACTGGTTATATAACTTCTTATGAAACAATGGTCAAGCGGCGCGTCCCCGACCTGCTGGTCTTCGCTCTCGATCTTTGAATGAAAAGGCCGCAGGCAAATGCCTGCAGCCATGCTCGTCCTGCTGTCTCAGCTCGATTTCGCCATCGCCGCGGCGAGTTGATCAACGTTATAACGGAACATTTTTTCATATGTCGGAGCCGGCCCATTGGCCTTGGAGAGGGCCTCGACGTAGAGTTCGCCGCCGGGCTGCGCGCCGGTGGCCTTGGCGACCTGCTTGACCAGGCGCGGATCATTCGAATTCTCGAAGAAATAGGTCATCACATGTTCGGTCCTGATCTGCTCGATCAGCTTGGCGACGCCGGCGGCCGAGGCTTCGGTCTCGGTCGAGACGCCGAGCGGCGACAGGAAGGTGACGTTGTATTCACGCCCGAAATAGCCGAACGCGTCGTGGCTGGTCAGGATCTTACGGCGATCCTCTGCAATCTTGTCGAACTTGCTGTGCGCATAGGCGTCGAGATCCGTCAGTGTCTTGGTATAGCGCTCAGCATTGGCCTTGAAATCGGCGGCGTCGGCCGGATCGGCGGCGGATAGCGCCTTTTCGATATTGGCGACCCAGATCTTCACATTGACCGGGCTGTTCCAGACATGCGGATCGGTGACGGTCTTGCCGTCGTCGACCATGGTGCGGGTATTGATGCCGTCAGAGGCGACGATCGGCGTGCCCTTGTAGCCGGAAGCCTTGATCAACCGATCCATCCAACCTTCCAGACCTTCGCCGCTGACGAAGGTGACCTTGGCGGCATTGAGCCTCTTGGCGTCGGTTGGTGAAGGCTCGAATTCATGGGGATCGCCGTTCGGGCCGACAAGGCTCGACACCTTCACATGCTCGCCGCCAACCTGCTTGACGACATCGGCAAGCACGGTGAAGGAGGCGACGACATCCAAGGTTTCCGCCGAAGCGGGCGCCGCTATGCCGAAGGCGATGAAGGCCGGCAGCGCAGCGGAGAGAAGCAGTCTGTGTCTGGTCACGATAATCTCCTTGATCGAAATTAGCCCCTGAGATGGGGACGGGGAATAAACCGGCGGGCGAGGCCCGAGGGTGCGAAGAGAATGGAAAAGCCGTAGATCAGGCTCGCCGTGATGATGATGGTCGGGCCGGAAGCGAATTCGAGGTGATAGGAGGCGATGAGCCCGATATAGCCCGACGCGGTCGCGGTTGCCGCTGCGATCGCCATCATCGCCGGCAGGCTGCGCGACCAAAGCTGCGCGATCGCCGCCGGCAGCATCATCAGCCCGACCGCCATCAGCGTGCCGAGTGCCTGGAAGCTGGCGACGAGATTGAGCACCACCAGCAGCAGAAAGAGGAAATGATAGACCGCTCCCCGGCCACCGACGGCGCGGAGAAAGCCGGGATCGAAGCATTCCACCACCAATGGCCGATAGATGACGGCGAGCGCCAGGAGCGTCACCGTGGTGATCGCGCCGATTTGGTAGAGGGCAGGGGCGTCGATCGCGAGGATGGTGCCGAAGAGCACATGCAGAAGATCGATATTGGAGCCGCGCAGCGATACGATGAGCACACCGAGCGCGAGCGACGTCAGATAGAAGCTGGCGAAACTCGCATCCTCCTGCAGCACCGTCATGCGGCTGACGAGCCCCGAGAGCAGCGCCACCGACAGGCCGGCAACAAGCCCCCCGAGACCCATGGCCGTCAGCGACAGCGAGCCGGCAATCAGATAGCCGATGGCCGCCCCCGGTAGTACGGCATGGCTCATGGCGTCGCCCATCAGGCTCATCCGCCGGAGCATCAGGAAGACGCCGATCGGTCCGGAGCCGAGCCCGAGGCAAAGGCAGGCGACGAGCGCGCGCCGCATGAAACCGTAATCGGCAAAGGGCGCGAGGAAGATGTCATAGGCCGTCATTCGGCCGGCTCCCGCTTCGCTAACCCCCGATGGGTAGGCGCCCGTTCCGGCAAGCAGTCTCCGGCGTCCTCGTCCCAACGCTCCGCCATGGCCCGCGCCTTGATGAGATTATCGGAGCTCATCACATCCTCTGTCCGGCCCCAACCGACGAGTTCACGGGCGATCAGCAGCGTCTCCGGAAAATGCGCGCGCACCTGATCGAAATCATGCAGCACCGCAATCACCGTGCGCCCGTCACTGTGCCAACGTAAGACAATATCGAGCAGGTCGCGTGTCGTGCGCTGGTCTATGGCGGTAAAGGGCTCGTCGAGAAGGATGACGCGGGCATCTTGCAGCAGCAGCCGCGCAAAAAGTACGCGCTGGAATTGCCCGGCCGAGAGTGAGCCGATGTGCCGACGCTCGAAGCCCGCCAGGCCCACGACCGCCAGCGCATCACGGGCACGCTCGGCATCCGCGTGTGAGAAACGCCTGAAGGCGCCGGAATTTTTCCAGGCGCCGAGCATGATGGTATCGGCCACCGAGATCGGAAAACGTCTGACGATATCGGCCGCCTGCGGCAGATAGCCGAAATCATTGCGCGTCAGCGCGCCGCGATCGATCGAGCCTTCCGCCGGTCTCAATTCGCCGATGATCGCCTTCAGGAGCGTCGACTTGCCCGCCCCGTTCGGTCCGGCAATCGCCGTCAGGCTGCCGGCCTGGAAGGCACCAGAAACGTGATGCACGGCTGGATGGCGTTCATAGGTGACGGTGAGGTTGTCGAGACGGATCTGAGCACTCATGCCAACGCCACCGCCCAGCCGATCGTGGCCCAGAGAATTGCGATGCCGATTGCAACGAAGGCGAGGCGCATCAAGGCCGACCGCCCGATCAGGGATGCGGCGAAGGGATTGTTGTTAAAGGGCATGGGTGGTTTCCATAATGTAATAACATTACGCTTGTAAAGGGCAGAATGCGGCGAAAAAGAGGCGGGTGGTGAGCATATGTCATTCATCGCTGGCAAACGTGTTGCGATTTGCACCGATGCAGCCGAATGCTATATACTGCGCATTATGTGTTATCTGGCTAAGGACCGAAACTGCAAGAAGGATGATCCCTATGAACGTCTCGATTGGTGATCGTTGGGAAAAGTTCATCGAAAAAACAGTCGAAGAAGGGCGCTACAGCTCTGCCAGCGAGGTCGTCCGTGAAGGTCTCCGTCTTGTAGAGGAGCGTGAGGCGAAAATCGCATCGTTGCGGCTCACCCTGGAGGCATCAATTGCGAGCGGGGGCGACATATCTGATGAGGAGCTGGATGCATCGCTGGATGCGGTGGAAGCCCAGCTAAAACAAGAAGGCTATTGATGTGCCGCGCATTCGGTATCTAGCGAGCGCCAGAGCCGATTTCGATAGTATCTATCGATATATCAGACAAGAAGGCGGGAGCGCAGAAAGCGCTCGAAATTTTATCGGCAGACTTCGTGGCAAATGTCGTAATTTGGCAGAGCTACCTGGTCAAATGGGTCGTGCAAGACCGGAATTGCTTACCGATGTTCGCAGTTTTGCATTTCGCGGCTATGTGATCTTCTTCCGCTACGTGGATGATGTTTTTGAAGTTGTGAACATCATCGAAGGTCATCGAGACCTTGAAAGTCATTTCGACGGGGATCGCTAGTGCGAACAAAGGGCGCCCGCATGGCGCCCTTTGTTTTTTCGTTTAAAGCTGCCCGATCATCGCTGCGGCACCCGACACGGTTGCCTGGCCGGGGCTTTCCTCGATGTTGAGCGTCTTCACCACGCCGTCTTCCACCAGCATAGAATAGCGCTTCGAGCGGACGCCGAGGCCGCCGGCGGAAAGGTCGATATCGAGGCCGAGCGCCTTGGCGAAAGAGGCGTTCCAGTCGGCGAGGAAGTGGATTTTCCCCATGCCGCCGGAGGATTGCGCCCACGCGCCCATGACATGCCAATCGTTAACGGCAACGACAGCGATGTCGTCGACGCCCTTTGCGAGGATAGCATCACGGTTTTCCAGATAGCCCGGCAGATGGTTCAGCGAGCAGGTCGGCGTAAAGGCACCGGGGACGGCGAAAAGCACGACACGCTTGCCGGCAAAAAGCTGTTCGGTGGTCAGTTCCACCGGGCCGTCGGCGGTCTTTTC comes from the Rhizobium sp. NXC24 genome and includes:
- a CDS encoding Dabb family protein, with amino-acid sequence MILHCVFLRLKSAMTQDEKKELFESVAALQQVIPGILDVKYGPNVSPEGLHGGFVDGFVVTFESPEARDAYLVHPEHVAVGERLVSSTDGGLAGLLVFDLNI
- a CDS encoding GNAT family N-acetyltransferase, whose translation is MSHILDRPAWNALRTAHATLAEGNERARRYPPSIVPFAAPADDTAESLEALENLPAADEAMALVEANPIAIPPRLTVVSEGKLVQMIPERPYQRISDSRIESLTEADAPEMLALATLTKPGPFTLRAQSLGTFWGIKIEGRLIAMAGQRMRQPGFAELSGLCTHPDFRGRGLGTLLFRFVAGEISARNETAYLHAYATNAPAISLYKAMGFRLRSEMNLTIVTPRR
- a CDS encoding MarR family transcriptional regulator codes for the protein MAEDIVKSLGFLCLGSRFRRIGERLQADTQQIMGELGVSLQSAQYPFLAAIDRAGPLTIGELAQAVGITQPGATRTVSQLLELGYVDMQASPEDQRRRLVSLTPEGQELVDYSKRSVWPRIEQAVIELCGESSGPILEQLTAIENGLAEAPLARRGKLDKEQKP
- a CDS encoding zinc ABC transporter substrate-binding protein, with product MTRHRLLLSAALPAFIAFGIAAPASAETLDVVASFTVLADVVKQVGGEHVKVSSLVGPNGDPHEFEPSPTDAKRLNAAKVTFVSGEGLEGWMDRLIKASGYKGTPIVASDGINTRTMVDDGKTVTDPHVWNSPVNVKIWVANIEKALSAADPADAADFKANAERYTKTLTDLDAYAHSKFDKIAEDRRKILTSHDAFGYFGREYNVTFLSPLGVSTETEASAAGVAKLIEQIRTEHVMTYFFENSNDPRLVKQVAKATGAQPGGELYVEALSKANGPAPTYEKMFRYNVDQLAAAMAKSS
- a CDS encoding metal ABC transporter permease encodes the protein MTAYDIFLAPFADYGFMRRALVACLCLGLGSGPIGVFLMLRRMSLMGDAMSHAVLPGAAIGYLIAGSLSLTAMGLGGLVAGLSVALLSGLVSRMTVLQEDASFASFYLTSLALGVLIVSLRGSNIDLLHVLFGTILAIDAPALYQIGAITTVTLLALAVIYRPLVVECFDPGFLRAVGGRGAVYHFLFLLLVVLNLVASFQALGTLMAVGLMMLPAAIAQLWSRSLPAMMAIAAATATASGYIGLIASYHLEFASGPTIIITASLIYGFSILFAPSGLARRFIPRPHLRG
- a CDS encoding ABC transporter ATP-binding protein: MSAQIRLDNLTVTYERHPAVHHVSGAFQAGSLTAIAGPNGAGKSTLLKAIIGELRPAEGSIDRGALTRNDFGYLPQAADIVRRFPISVADTIMLGAWKNSGAFRRFSHADAERARDALAVVGLAGFERRHIGSLSAGQFQRVLFARLLLQDARVILLDEPFTAIDQRTTRDLLDIVLRWHSDGRTVIAVLHDFDQVRAHFPETLLIARELVGWGRTEDVMSSDNLIKARAMAERWDEDAGDCLPERAPTHRGLAKREPAE
- a CDS encoding type II toxin-antitoxin system ParD family antitoxin, whose translation is MNVSIGDRWEKFIEKTVEEGRYSSASEVVREGLRLVEEREAKIASLRLTLEASIASGGDISDEELDASLDAVEAQLKQEGY
- a CDS encoding type II toxin-antitoxin system RelE/ParE family toxin, with product MPRIRYLASARADFDSIYRYIRQEGGSAESARNFIGRLRGKCRNLAELPGQMGRARPELLTDVRSFAFRGYVIFFRYVDDVFEVVNIIEGHRDLESHFDGDR
- a CDS encoding peroxiredoxin, which codes for MTIAIGDKLPAATFKEKTADGPVELTTEQLFAGKRVVLFAVPGAFTPTCSLNHLPGYLENRDAILAKGVDDIAVVAVNDWHVMGAWAQSSGGMGKIHFLADWNASFAKALGLDIDLSAGGLGVRSKRYSMLVEDGVVKTLNIEESPGQATVSGAAAMIGQL